The Leptospira brenneri genome includes a window with the following:
- a CDS encoding LIC10067 family putative lipoprotein gives MRRILYTIGFSLVLGSSFSCISSSDEDPLAALLTSPPVVSSVTPQIGTPAQNNLNATYAATEVLIKGENFGVDPVIRFNDIIATISLNTGTELYTKVPDGAFSGFITVSKSGGSCLPNSKTGVNCAGMEYFIDCYTVYNKQYGPEIELKQGSSLSVEFDGQETKAFHTDTLLSSRNLTIGCESTVTVRVFDRSCKATDYVLQNDPIIPFPAGVATQFYVTADSKTCSLVL, from the coding sequence ATGAGAAGGATTTTATACACAATCGGATTCTCACTAGTACTTGGAAGCAGTTTTTCCTGTATCTCTTCTTCAGACGAAGATCCTTTAGCTGCTCTCCTCACTTCTCCACCTGTAGTCTCCTCTGTCACCCCTCAGATTGGAACTCCTGCACAAAACAATCTCAACGCTACTTATGCTGCAACGGAAGTGCTCATCAAGGGAGAAAACTTTGGAGTTGATCCGGTAATCCGGTTTAATGATATCATAGCTACCATCAGCCTCAACACAGGAACGGAGCTCTATACGAAAGTTCCCGATGGTGCATTTTCTGGATTCATTACTGTCTCAAAATCGGGTGGATCCTGTTTGCCTAATTCCAAAACGGGTGTCAATTGCGCCGGGATGGAATACTTTATCGACTGTTATACGGTATATAATAAACAGTATGGCCCAGAAATTGAACTCAAACAAGGAAGTAGTTTGTCCGTTGAGTTTGATGGTCAAGAAACCAAAGCCTTTCATACAGATACATTATTATCATCTCGAAACCTAACCATAGGATGTGAAAGTACAGTGACCGTCCGAGTGTTTGACCGATCTTGCAAAGCAACCGACTATGTTTTACAAAACGATCCAATCATTCCTTTCCCGGCAGGGGTCGCCACACAGTTTTACGTCACAGCCGATTCAAAAACTTGTAGTTTAGTCCTTTAA
- a CDS encoding enoyl-CoA hydratase-related protein yields the protein MNTVTLQTHHTYVALIELNRPEAKNAISIQFLSELREKIQEVQKSTARALVIIGKGDSFSSGADLKERKSMTDLQVKQFLKDINLCFSELANLAIPTIAAINGFAFGGGLEMALSCDIRYASESAQMGLTETKLGIIPGAGGTQRLSRIVGESTALEWIFSGKKLTGQEAMSRGLVSQVFESDHLRESSLALAREISESAPIAVSAAKKAVRRGLELPLESALEWERLCYFETIGTKDRMEALQAFAEKRKPNFKGE from the coding sequence ATGAACACTGTCACCCTGCAAACCCATCATACTTATGTAGCATTAATTGAACTCAATCGGCCGGAAGCAAAGAATGCGATTTCCATCCAATTTCTTTCGGAACTAAGAGAAAAAATCCAGGAAGTGCAAAAAAGCACAGCACGAGCCCTGGTCATCATTGGAAAAGGTGATTCATTTTCCTCTGGTGCTGATTTGAAGGAAAGAAAGTCCATGACGGACTTACAGGTCAAACAGTTCCTAAAAGATATCAATTTATGTTTTTCGGAATTAGCGAATCTCGCCATTCCCACAATTGCTGCGATCAATGGGTTTGCCTTTGGTGGCGGATTGGAAATGGCTTTATCGTGTGATATTCGTTATGCGAGCGAATCAGCACAAATGGGCCTCACGGAAACAAAACTTGGGATCATTCCGGGAGCAGGGGGAACCCAAAGGCTTTCTCGAATTGTGGGAGAATCTACTGCTTTGGAATGGATATTTTCTGGAAAAAAACTAACTGGGCAAGAAGCAATGTCTCGTGGTCTAGTTTCTCAAGTTTTTGAATCAGACCATTTACGGGAATCTTCTCTTGCCTTAGCACGGGAGATATCGGAATCTGCACCTATCGCGGTTTCTGCTGCCAAAAAGGCCGTGCGCCGTGGATTGGAATTACCATTGGAGTCTGCCCTGGAATGGGAGAGGCTGTGTTATTTTGAAACCATAGGTACGAAAGATCGAATGGAAGCCTTGCAGGCGTTTGCTGAAAAAAGAAAACCTAATTTTAAGGGAGAATGA
- the dcd gene encoding dCTP deaminase, producing the protein MILTGKEILKRLGNDIKIEPYDANLLNPNSYNLRLHEDLLVYSEFPLDMKKPNPVQNLKIPDEGLLLEPGKLYLGRTIEFTETHNLVPMLEGRSSIGRLGMFVHITAGFGDVGFKGFWTLEIQVTHPLRVYAGVQICQIFYHTVEGEISEYKSGKYQANQGIQPSLLYKDFEKK; encoded by the coding sequence GTGATTTTAACCGGAAAAGAAATTTTAAAAAGACTGGGAAACGATATCAAAATCGAACCATACGATGCGAATCTTTTGAATCCCAATTCTTACAACTTACGATTACATGAAGACCTTTTAGTATATTCAGAGTTTCCTTTGGATATGAAAAAACCAAACCCTGTACAGAATCTGAAAATTCCAGATGAGGGTTTATTGTTAGAACCTGGCAAATTGTATTTAGGAAGAACGATTGAATTTACTGAAACTCACAATTTAGTACCAATGTTAGAAGGTCGCTCTTCCATTGGGCGGCTTGGAATGTTTGTTCATATCACTGCTGGTTTTGGGGACGTAGGGTTTAAAGGATTTTGGACCTTAGAAATCCAAGTAACACATCCGTTACGAGTTTATGCAGGTGTTCAAATTTGTCAGATTTTCTATCATACAGTCGAAGGGGAAATCAGCGAATATAAATCAGGAAAGTACCAAGCCAACCAAGGCATCCAACCTTCTTTGTTGTATAAGGACTTTGAAAAGAAGTAA
- a CDS encoding DUF2147 domain-containing protein: MNQKLVLSVWTAILFTGSSLLAQEADVAVGRYLPPEKDSVIEIFKCGDKYCGKTVCIKDNAYQEKEKDKGVPGTPYLDHNNEDPKLRNRPNLGMVFITGFDYAGEGVYKNGKIYNPRDGKTYCGKFTSLEGGNRLDLKGTLCSITFIGKTNNWVKLGGLNLDDPKWDCTFKAKK; encoded by the coding sequence ATGAATCAAAAACTTGTTTTAAGTGTATGGACGGCCATCCTCTTCACAGGAAGTTCTCTGCTTGCCCAAGAGGCTGACGTTGCAGTGGGAAGATACCTTCCACCTGAAAAAGACTCAGTCATCGAGATTTTCAAATGTGGTGATAAATACTGCGGAAAAACAGTTTGTATCAAAGACAATGCATACCAAGAAAAAGAAAAAGACAAAGGTGTTCCAGGAACTCCTTACTTAGACCATAACAACGAAGATCCAAAGTTACGTAACCGACCAAACCTTGGAATGGTTTTCATCACTGGTTTTGATTACGCAGGGGAAGGTGTTTATAAAAACGGAAAAATCTACAACCCTCGTGATGGTAAAACTTACTGCGGTAAATTCACCTCCCTTGAAGGCGGAAACCGTTTGGATTTAAAAGGAACTCTTTGTTCCATTACCTTTATTGGAAAAACAAACAACTGGGTGAAACTTGGTGGTTTGAATCTTGATGACCCAAAATGGGACTGTACTTTCAAAGCTAAAAAATAA